The following proteins are co-located in the Fluviicola sp. genome:
- a CDS encoding CBS domain-containing protein, whose product MRISASIYSDKKRELSETIRDLAAHHVDLLHVDCNDDPSVFEDISKIRTWCNIPVDLHIITKKPSNYYDLLRTVPVEYVTFQVEDLEEELLIPADISGKKGLAIITPTPIEAFDKYSNFDFILIMATIPGQSGGVFDAVNFKKIRDFQKKYPSKSVHVDGGVNGEVSFILRNMGVHTSVSGSYLFNAPSVGHALMDLTKRTIDSQFLVKDFMIPLTESPAIGENASISEVLNSIEDGKLGFTLVVDETSNLRGLISNADIRKSLIRTGGNLNNESIAEIMNSKPLVIAETATVNDLLQQIKKYTFPILYLPVVDNNHKAKGILTFVNLIKGEI is encoded by the coding sequence ATGAGAATATCTGCTTCGATTTATTCGGATAAGAAACGTGAATTGTCGGAAACAATCCGGGATCTGGCCGCTCACCATGTAGATTTGCTGCATGTTGACTGCAACGACGATCCATCTGTTTTTGAGGATATCAGCAAGATCAGAACCTGGTGCAACATCCCGGTCGATTTGCACATCATTACCAAAAAACCTTCCAATTATTACGACCTGCTTCGCACCGTTCCGGTTGAATATGTGACCTTTCAAGTCGAAGACCTGGAAGAAGAATTGTTGATTCCGGCAGATATCAGCGGAAAGAAAGGATTGGCAATTATCACTCCGACACCCATTGAAGCATTTGATAAATACAGCAATTTCGATTTCATCCTGATCATGGCAACCATTCCCGGACAAAGCGGAGGTGTTTTTGATGCGGTGAATTTTAAGAAAATCCGTGATTTCCAAAAGAAATATCCGTCGAAATCCGTTCATGTAGATGGAGGCGTAAACGGAGAAGTTTCATTTATCCTGCGAAACATGGGGGTTCATACTTCTGTTTCCGGTTCTTACCTGTTCAATGCGCCAAGTGTCGGCCATGCATTGATGGATTTAACGAAACGTACGATAGATTCCCAGTTTTTGGTCAAGGATTTTATGATTCCGCTTACAGAATCACCGGCTATCGGGGAGAACGCCTCGATTTCCGAAGTGCTGAATTCGATTGAAGACGGAAAATTGGGATTCACGCTGGTGGTTGATGAAACTTCCAACTTAAGAGGGTTGATTTCCAATGCGGATATTCGTAAAAGCCTGATCCGTACGGGCGGAAACCTGAATAATGAATCCATCGCTGAGATCATGAATTCCAAACCGTTGGTGATTGCTGAAACGGCAACTGTGAACGACTTACTGCAACAAATTAAAAAATACACTTTCCCGATTCTTTATTTACCCGTTGTTGATAACAACCATAAAGCAAAAGGGATCTTAACATTCGTAAACCTGATTAAAGGGGAAATATGA